The Verrucomicrobiota bacterium genome window below encodes:
- a CDS encoding Ig-like domain-containing protein → MTTHHMTHHLKVMALASVAMMALTVSLNAQTLTVTNDLRLWLDAGAATTTNATGGVTNWVDQSTNVNNATAADAAAPLFVDSAINGKPALRFFGTNQMSVLSNASIAITGDMALFAVVNFDPPGGRRSIWGFPLAVNDFGLESNNKPRLRRPSVKDCQVVFQTGQYLLIGFQQAGSDVSFYRSDQTIFTQVNDDVVSASGVSLRIGNGAGFMRGYIAELLIYGAALSEADRLSVASYLETKYGITNLPPTVSLASSPADGSTVGAPTSVTLTATAADPDGTIKDVGFYANGQLLGSATIAPYQLTVSVQTPGTATFTAVASDNRDKTTVSAPVSLTVTGAIPSLTVTNGLQLWLDAGVGVVTNASGAVTNWADQSGNGNNAEQTNDPQAPLYVAGALNGLPTVRFDGAVLNSDADFMSVAHNPDILGTNNNNVSSFFVIKFDDFGMTASGPRTVWAKDEATGLSRPMAYYITGFGSGIFRASRNAPAPATDTVTSAVNPVPRQKYMVAGFSMDTNSLVGQTGANILTHYWNGLANSGKGTFGTLVAVDEGTPLRIGATSNFGGKMRGEIAELLIYNPGLSGADAFAVQRYLAAKYNIPMVAPVPTVSLSLATNGTDVVLSWPGLNIPAGLTLRSATNLTTPTWISDTNKLTAVGLNYQVTNSAGLDQQYYRLQAP, encoded by the coding sequence ATGACAACTCATCACATGACTCATCACCTCAAAGTAATGGCCTTGGCGTCTGTAGCCATGATGGCCTTGACCGTCTCGCTGAACGCCCAAACGCTGACAGTGACCAACGACCTGCGACTGTGGCTCGATGCCGGCGCAGCGACCACCACCAACGCCACCGGCGGCGTGACCAACTGGGTGGACCAATCCACCAACGTCAATAACGCCACGGCGGCAGACGCCGCCGCGCCGCTGTTCGTTGACAGCGCCATCAACGGCAAGCCAGCGCTCCGTTTTTTTGGTACCAACCAAATGAGTGTTCTCTCCAACGCCAGTATCGCGATCACCGGCGACATGGCTTTGTTCGCCGTCGTCAATTTTGATCCCCCCGGCGGAAGACGTTCGATATGGGGCTTCCCGCTTGCCGTGAATGATTTCGGTTTGGAAAGTAATAATAAACCCCGGCTGCGGCGACCCAGCGTAAAGGACTGCCAGGTTGTGTTTCAAACCGGCCAATACCTCCTGATAGGATTCCAGCAGGCAGGCTCGGACGTTTCTTTTTACCGCAGTGACCAGACGATCTTCACCCAGGTCAACGATGACGTGGTTAGCGCTTCCGGGGTGTCGTTGAGAATTGGCAACGGCGCGGGGTTTATGCGTGGCTACATCGCTGAACTGTTGATTTATGGCGCCGCCTTGTCCGAGGCAGATCGTCTCAGCGTGGCCAGTTATCTGGAAACCAAATACGGCATCACCAATCTTCCGCCCACGGTCAGCCTGGCCAGCAGTCCCGCTGATGGCTCCACGGTTGGCGCGCCGACCAGCGTAACCCTCACGGCCACGGCGGCTGACCCTGACGGTACAATCAAAGATGTCGGATTTTACGCTAATGGCCAATTGTTGGGTTCCGCCACGATTGCTCCATATCAGCTAACGGTCAGTGTTCAAACTCCCGGCACGGCGACCTTCACGGCCGTCGCTTCCGACAACCGGGACAAGACGACCGTTTCTGCCCCCGTGAGCCTCACGGTTACTGGCGCCATTCCCTCGCTAACCGTGACCAACGGTTTGCAGTTATGGCTTGATGCCGGAGTGGGCGTCGTCACCAACGCCAGCGGGGCTGTTACGAACTGGGCTGACCAATCCGGCAACGGCAATAACGCGGAGCAGACAAACGACCCGCAAGCCCCATTGTATGTGGCTGGCGCTTTGAACGGACTGCCGACAGTGCGGTTCGACGGTGCCGTACTGAATTCGGACGCCGATTTTATGAGCGTGGCGCACAACCCGGACATACTCGGCACCAACAACAACAATGTTTCGTCCTTTTTCGTGATCAAGTTTGACGACTTTGGTATGACCGCTAGCGGACCCCGTACGGTGTGGGCTAAAGATGAGGCGACCGGACTGTCAAGACCGATGGCGTATTACATCACGGGTTTCGGCAGTGGCATCTTCCGGGCCTCCCGCAATGCACCCGCGCCGGCTACTGACACCGTCACCAGTGCGGTGAACCCGGTTCCCCGCCAGAAATACATGGTTGCGGGGTTTAGCATGGATACCAACTCGCTGGTCGGGCAAACTGGCGCGAACATTTTGACCCATTACTGGAATGGTTTGGCGAACTCAGGCAAGGGTACATTTGGCACGCTCGTGGCCGTGGATGAGGGTACACCGCTCAGAATCGGTGCGACGTCAAATTTCGGGGGGAAGATGCGCGGCGAAATTGCCGAGTTGCTGATCTACAACCCCGGCCTGTCGGGGGCGGACGCCTTCGCAGTGCAACGCTATTTGGCGGCCAAGTATAACATTCCGATGGTTGCGCCGGTGCCAACAGTGAGTTTAAGTTTGGCCACTAACGGGACGGATGTTGTCCTTTCGTGGCCCGGACTCAACATCCCGGCCGGGCTGACCTTGCGGTCCGCGACGAACCTCACTACCCCTACTTGGATAAGCGACACCAACAAGCTCACCGCCGTTGGCTTGAATTACCAGGTGACCAACTCAGCCGGTCTCGACCAGCAGTATTACCGGCTGCAGGCTCCATAA
- a CDS encoding substrate-binding domain-containing protein, with amino-acid sequence MQSKLRTFLLSSTLALAVLMVGCGEKRASEEPSSSSNAPKKSDGKVVIALLPKLINIDYFDACKRGASKAADELGVTLIYDGPTEPSGSEQNKFIDTWIRQGVNAICIAPNQPKTIRRFVEKAQAQGIKVLTWDSDAPESGRDLFVNQVDEKVLGERLMDDLAQQMAEEGKWAIAIASLDAANLNTWRRYAEARAKEKYPKLKLVATEVTKEDENFARQKIETLLNAYPNLKGIIAFDSNSVPGASEAVKRAGKIGKVAITGNSTPGKMRPYIKDGVLQSFYLWDPRELGALTVRLAKALADGHALSDGMEISGHGKIVISKQNAKTVIMADPIRFTKENIDKYDLGL; translated from the coding sequence ATGCAATCGAAGCTTCGCACGTTTCTCCTTTCTTCCACGCTCGCTTTGGCCGTCCTCATGGTGGGGTGCGGCGAGAAAAGGGCTTCGGAGGAACCATCTTCCTCTAGCAACGCGCCCAAAAAGTCCGACGGCAAAGTCGTCATCGCCCTGTTGCCGAAGTTGATCAACATCGATTACTTCGACGCCTGCAAACGCGGCGCGAGCAAGGCAGCCGATGAATTGGGCGTGACGCTGATTTACGACGGCCCAACCGAACCGAGCGGCTCGGAGCAAAACAAATTCATCGACACGTGGATTCGCCAAGGCGTGAACGCCATCTGCATCGCACCGAACCAGCCGAAGACCATTCGCCGCTTCGTCGAGAAAGCGCAGGCGCAGGGCATCAAGGTGTTGACCTGGGACAGCGACGCGCCGGAGAGCGGGCGAGACCTCTTCGTCAATCAGGTTGATGAAAAAGTTTTGGGTGAGCGGCTGATGGACGACCTGGCTCAGCAAATGGCAGAAGAAGGCAAGTGGGCCATCGCGATTGCCAGTCTCGACGCCGCCAATCTCAACACGTGGCGACGCTACGCCGAGGCCCGCGCCAAAGAAAAATATCCAAAGCTTAAACTTGTCGCCACGGAAGTCACGAAGGAGGACGAGAATTTCGCGCGACAAAAAATCGAAACGCTGTTGAACGCCTATCCGAACCTGAAAGGCATTATTGCCTTCGATTCCAACTCCGTCCCCGGCGCGTCCGAAGCCGTGAAGCGCGCGGGAAAAATCGGCAAGGTCGCCATCACCGGCAACTCCACGCCTGGCAAGATGCGTCCTTATATCAAGGATGGCGTATTGCAGTCATTCTATCTGTGGGACCCGCGGGAGTTGGGCGCGCTCACAGTGCGATTGGCCAAGGCGTTGGCCGATGGACACGCGTTGAGTGATGGAATGGAAATTTCCGGTCATGGCAAGATTGTCATCAGCAAGCAGAACGCGAAGACCGTCATCATGGCTGACCCGATCCGATTCACGAAGGAAAACATCGACAAGTATGATTTGGGCTTGTGA
- a CDS encoding prepilin-type N-terminal cleavage/methylation domain-containing protein — protein sequence MRTMFGCRARFQGWHGRGTFTLIELLVVIAIIAILAGLLLPALAKAKDKAKAINCMSNMRQIGIAFKMYTDDSGGIFCPLVFGSIPAPTNAIVPDLDNTWWPDLLRPLLGSNTKVHGCPSVTLTNGFGIGLNERNISQYIFASRPNDPDRLIKETSVAKPALTVATADANLILNPHEGQPDKWIPDTKAPWNLYFRTPNNEPYYTSSPYRVVNRHNKRTFVAFVDSHAETMKASQIGFQYREGDPRALWDKQ from the coding sequence ATGCGAACAATGTTTGGTTGTCGAGCGCGTTTCCAAGGATGGCATGGCCGCGGGACTTTTACGCTGATTGAACTGCTGGTGGTGATTGCGATTATTGCCATTCTAGCGGGACTGCTTTTACCGGCGCTGGCCAAAGCTAAAGACAAGGCCAAAGCGATAAACTGTATGAGCAACATGCGGCAAATTGGCATCGCATTCAAGATGTACACCGATGACAGCGGAGGCATTTTTTGCCCGCTGGTCTTCGGCTCGATCCCCGCCCCAACGAACGCCATCGTCCCCGATCTGGACAATACGTGGTGGCCGGACCTGCTGCGGCCCCTGTTGGGGTCAAATACCAAAGTCCACGGCTGTCCCAGTGTGACTCTGACGAATGGCTTTGGCATCGGCCTGAACGAACGCAATATCAGCCAGTATATTTTCGCCAGCCGGCCGAACGATCCGGATCGCCTCATCAAGGAAACCTCGGTGGCCAAGCCGGCGCTGACGGTTGCCACCGCCGACGCCAATCTGATTCTTAACCCGCATGAAGGGCAGCCAGACAAGTGGATTCCGGACACGAAGGCGCCTTGGAACCTGTATTTCCGAACCCCCAACAATGAACCGTACTATACCAGTTCCCCCTATCGTGTGGTGAACCGGCACAACAAGAGGACCTTCGTGGCATTTGTAGATAGCCACGCGGAGACCATGAAGGCCAGTCAGATTGGCTTTCAGTATAGAGAGGGAGATCCACGGGCGCTTTGGGATAAGCAGTAA
- a CDS encoding AraC family transcriptional regulator gives MKDRSTYFRYLPVSAETRAWGSYMPDAGYALIPEGGQYPPCRHPADHHFTWQRGRVLRSYQFLYITRGEGFFESQPSGPLEIKEGDLFILFPEVWHRYRPHPDTGWDEHWVELDGDYMRRLMQRPEFTPQQPVLHVGQHGQLLQLFDDAVEIMRHEPPDYQFILGALGVQIIAQTLSAVKRRRFEGRPVQEVIREAKQLLAHKGARPMDLDLCARQLGISYSSFRRLFKLETGCSPRQFALYVCLERARDLLLHTDKPIYLIAEELGFESASYFSRFYKLKAGTHPRGVRQARGLANGPDRQKLSLAVSPILKEFSHGPAMG, from the coding sequence ATGAAAGATCGCAGCACTTATTTCCGATACCTGCCGGTCAGTGCGGAGACCCGCGCTTGGGGCAGCTACATGCCCGATGCCGGCTATGCCCTGATTCCGGAGGGTGGCCAATATCCCCCGTGCCGACATCCGGCCGACCATCATTTTACATGGCAGCGGGGACGGGTATTGCGGTCGTACCAGTTCCTGTACATTACCCGAGGCGAGGGGTTCTTTGAATCCCAGCCCAGCGGTCCGTTGGAAATCAAGGAAGGCGATCTATTTATCCTCTTCCCGGAGGTATGGCATCGGTATCGTCCGCACCCGGACACGGGGTGGGACGAGCACTGGGTGGAGTTGGACGGGGACTACATGCGGCGACTGATGCAACGCCCGGAATTCACGCCCCAACAACCAGTGCTGCACGTGGGGCAACATGGGCAGTTGCTGCAGTTGTTCGATGACGCGGTGGAGATTATGCGCCATGAACCGCCCGATTATCAGTTCATTTTGGGGGCGCTGGGCGTGCAGATCATTGCCCAAACCCTTTCGGCCGTGAAACGGAGACGCTTCGAAGGCCGGCCCGTTCAGGAAGTCATTCGCGAAGCCAAGCAACTGCTGGCCCACAAAGGTGCCCGGCCTATGGATCTGGATCTTTGTGCCCGCCAACTGGGCATAAGTTATTCGTCCTTCCGCCGTCTCTTCAAGCTGGAAACGGGCTGCTCCCCCCGGCAGTTCGCCCTGTACGTCTGCTTGGAACGCGCGCGCGACCTGCTGCTCCACACAGACAAGCCCATTTACTTGATCGCGGAAGAACTGGGCTTTGAATCGGCCTCCTATTTCTCGCGCTTTTACAAGCTGAAGGCGGGCACCCACCCGCGAGGGGTTCGCCAAGCGCGAGGCTTAGCCAATGGTCCCGACCGGCAGAAACTTTCGCTTGCTGTTTCTCCAATACTCAAAGAGTTTTCACATGGTCCCGCGATGGGTTAA
- a CDS encoding sugar isomerase, with product MLMQRIAPDLIATANKTVAKSHQQDFRALCEMLARRGIDIKSLTTESARFTVALPSWGFSQGGTRFGRFPIAGEPRNVEERMFDASVVNDLTGITPRVSLHIPWDKPIDSAACRRQAKELGLGFDAVNSNTFQDQPGQKHSYKFGSLSHTDRAVRRQAIEHHLECVEIGNALGSKALTVWLADGGSFPGQQPLRRALERVIDSLREIYSALPKNWRLFTEHKPFEPAFYSTVVQDWGASLMIAQALGPKAACLVDLGHHLPNCNVEQVVARLIAANRLGGFHFNDSKFADDDLSAGSIKPYQLFLIFNELVDAARDPQVKKFRPRFQPAYMIDQSHNLKDPIEDLILSAVEIHRAFTKALLVDRAALAAYQEANDVVLAERTLKVAYETDVSPILAEVRRQCGAAVDPLAVYRRSGYRKEKAHERC from the coding sequence CTGCTCATGCAAAGAATAGCCCCTGACCTGATTGCCACTGCGAACAAGACGGTGGCAAAATCGCATCAACAAGACTTTCGTGCGCTCTGCGAAATGCTGGCCCGGCGCGGCATTGATATAAAAAGCTTAACCACCGAGTCCGCTCGATTCACGGTGGCCTTGCCTTCGTGGGGATTTTCTCAAGGCGGAACGCGGTTCGGTCGCTTCCCCATCGCTGGCGAGCCGCGGAACGTTGAAGAAAGAATGTTCGATGCCTCGGTGGTCAATGATCTCACCGGCATCACACCGCGCGTTTCGCTCCACATTCCGTGGGACAAGCCGATCGATTCGGCGGCGTGCAGGCGTCAAGCGAAGGAGCTCGGTCTCGGCTTCGACGCGGTTAACTCCAATACATTCCAGGATCAACCTGGCCAAAAGCATTCCTACAAGTTTGGCTCACTGTCTCACACCGACCGCGCCGTGCGCCGTCAAGCCATCGAACATCATCTTGAATGCGTTGAAATCGGGAACGCGCTGGGATCAAAGGCCCTGACTGTGTGGCTGGCTGATGGCGGCAGCTTTCCCGGCCAACAACCTCTGCGCCGCGCGCTGGAGCGGGTCATTGATTCACTCCGTGAAATCTACTCGGCGCTGCCAAAAAACTGGCGGCTGTTCACGGAACACAAACCGTTTGAACCCGCGTTCTACTCGACCGTGGTTCAAGATTGGGGCGCGTCGCTGATGATCGCGCAGGCGCTTGGACCGAAGGCGGCGTGTCTCGTGGATCTCGGCCATCATCTGCCGAACTGCAATGTCGAACAGGTCGTAGCGCGGTTGATCGCGGCGAACCGGCTCGGTGGTTTTCATTTCAACGACTCCAAGTTCGCCGACGATGATCTGTCCGCCGGCTCGATCAAACCCTACCAACTGTTTCTCATCTTCAACGAACTGGTTGATGCCGCCCGCGATCCGCAAGTGAAGAAATTCCGCCCACGCTTTCAACCCGCCTACATGATCGATCAATCGCACAACCTCAAAGACCCGATTGAAGACCTCATACTCTCGGCCGTCGAGATTCATCGCGCATTTACGAAGGCGCTGCTGGTGGATCGCGCGGCGCTGGCCGCGTACCAGGAAGCGAATGATGTGGTGCTGGCTGAACGCACGCTCAAGGTCGCGTACGAGACCGATGTGTCGCCCATTCTCGCCGAGGTTCGTCGCCAATGCGGCGCGGCGGTTGATCCGCTCGCAGTATATCGTCGTTCCGGCTATCGCAAGGAGAAGGCGCACGAACGATGTTAA